A single region of the Acidobacteriota bacterium genome encodes:
- a CDS encoding phosphotransferase has translation MTESRQEKFSGTREVAERLSFDLAPLQRYLEEHVEGFSSELHVQQFKGGQSCPTYLLEAGGKSYVLRRKPPGKLLPSAHAVDREYRVMTALRDTGVPVPRTYCLCTDESVVGTMFFVMEHVKGRILWEALLPGMEPAERFAIYDAMNRTLARLHAVDYEAVGLSTYGKPGNYFARQIHRWTKQYLASETRDIPAMNALIEWLPANIPDGDETTIVHGDFRLDNMILHPERAEVIAILDWELGTLGHPLADFSYHTMQWEIPKEKGGLKGRDLEALGIPTLETYRDAYCRRTGRDGIAHWNFYLAYNLFRSAGIAQGIAGRVRDGTAASAHAKEVGESVPRTAGLAWDVAQRA, from the coding sequence ATGACGGAGAGCCGCCAGGAGAAGTTCTCGGGGACCAGGGAGGTCGCCGAGCGCCTCAGCTTCGACCTCGCGCCGCTGCAGCGGTACCTCGAAGAGCATGTAGAGGGATTCTCGAGCGAACTCCACGTCCAGCAGTTCAAGGGCGGCCAGTCCTGCCCAACCTACCTGCTCGAGGCCGGCGGCAAGAGCTACGTGCTGCGCCGCAAGCCTCCCGGCAAACTGCTGCCGTCCGCGCACGCGGTGGACCGCGAGTACCGGGTGATGACCGCCCTCCGCGACACCGGCGTGCCGGTGCCGCGCACCTACTGCCTGTGCACCGACGAGTCGGTGGTCGGCACGATGTTCTTCGTGATGGAGCACGTGAAGGGCCGGATCCTCTGGGAGGCGCTGCTGCCGGGCATGGAACCGGCCGAGCGGTTCGCGATCTACGACGCGATGAACAGGACCCTCGCCCGCCTGCATGCCGTCGACTACGAGGCGGTCGGGCTCTCCACCTACGGCAAGCCCGGCAACTACTTCGCACGCCAGATCCACCGCTGGACGAAGCAGTACCTGGCCTCGGAGACCCGGGATATCCCGGCGATGAACGCGCTGATCGAGTGGCTGCCGGCGAACATCCCGGACGGTGACGAGACGACGATCGTCCACGGCGACTTCCGGCTCGACAACATGATCCTGCACCCGGAACGGGCCGAGGTCATCGCCATCCTCGACTGGGAACTGGGCACGCTGGGTCACCCGCTTGCCGACTTTAGCTACCACACGATGCAGTGGGAGATTCCGAAGGAGAAGGGCGGACTCAAGGGCCGCGACCTGGAGGCGCTCGGCATTCCGACCCTCGAGACCTACCGCGACGCCTACTGCCGCCGGACCGGCCGCGACGGCATCGCGCACTGGAACTTCTACCTCGCCTACAACCTCTTCCGCAGCGCCGGCATCGCCCAGGGCATCGCCGGCCGGGTCCGGGACGGCACGGCCGCCAGCGCCCACGCGAAGGAGGTCGGCGAATCGGTGCCGCGGACGGCCGGACTGGCCTGGGACGTCGCACAGCGGGCCTGA
- a CDS encoding sulfatase — MNFLALFALLAGTAAAQPETARLNVLWIDIDDQSPWYSSYGHDLVETPNIDALARQGVLFERAYAPTPVCSPTRSSLITGSYAIRIGAHDHRSGRVPGYRIHLPEGVVTVPELFRAAGYETYNASKDDFNFVYDRTKLYTIGPEPSEIPSWKGPQGGGHWRDVSEGKPFFGQTKVAGGKGVADIAGELKALGLGPVDPADVPVPAQYPDIPQVRRHIADHYNSILRTDHQVGELVAQLKADGLWESTVLVLFSDHGSDLPRSKEFSYDEGLRIPLIVVAPGLPEIVKPGTRRTDLVSLMDIAATSLALAGLDVPEFMDAKDIFGPGYRRDCVFTSADRMSNVIDRVRSVVGPRFHYIRNFMLDRPLINWGHREMIDLTRDPDDSSFLTIRRLAEKGKLTPAQAAPYGQRVAEELYDLENDPDEVVNLAEDPAYAGVLNEMREALAGWIEDTDDKGRYPRSRAAMDEITERFAEDWLRSPEFRDLPK, encoded by the coding sequence GTGAACTTCCTGGCTCTGTTTGCGTTGCTCGCGGGGACCGCGGCGGCGCAACCGGAAACCGCCCGGCTCAACGTCCTCTGGATCGACATCGACGACCAGTCGCCCTGGTACTCGAGCTACGGGCACGACCTCGTCGAGACGCCCAACATCGACGCGCTGGCGCGACAGGGAGTGCTGTTCGAGCGGGCGTACGCGCCGACGCCGGTATGCAGCCCCACCCGTTCCTCGCTGATCACCGGCAGCTACGCCATTCGGATCGGGGCGCACGACCATCGTTCGGGACGGGTTCCCGGCTACCGGATCCATCTGCCGGAAGGGGTCGTGACCGTTCCCGAACTGTTCCGGGCCGCGGGCTACGAGACCTACAACGCCAGCAAGGACGACTTCAACTTCGTCTATGACCGCACGAAGCTCTACACGATCGGCCCCGAGCCCTCGGAGATCCCGTCGTGGAAGGGTCCGCAGGGCGGTGGACACTGGCGCGACGTGTCCGAAGGCAAGCCGTTCTTCGGGCAGACGAAGGTGGCCGGCGGCAAGGGCGTCGCGGACATCGCCGGGGAGTTGAAGGCGCTCGGTCTTGGGCCCGTGGATCCGGCGGATGTGCCGGTGCCGGCGCAGTATCCCGACATTCCCCAGGTGCGCCGGCACATCGCCGACCACTACAACTCGATCCTGCGCACCGACCATCAGGTAGGCGAGCTCGTGGCGCAACTGAAGGCCGACGGACTCTGGGAGAGCACCGTCCTCGTGCTCTTCTCGGACCACGGCTCCGATCTGCCCAGGAGCAAGGAGTTCTCCTACGACGAAGGCCTGCGGATTCCGCTGATCGTCGTCGCGCCCGGACTTCCCGAGATCGTGAAGCCGGGTACGCGACGGACGGATCTCGTCAGCCTGATGGACATCGCGGCCACGTCGCTGGCGCTCGCCGGCCTCGACGTGCCGGAGTTCATGGACGCGAAGGACATCTTCGGTCCGGGCTACCGCCGCGACTGCGTGTTCACTTCGGCCGACCGCATGTCGAATGTCATCGACCGGGTCCGTTCGGTGGTGGGACCGCGTTTTCACTACATCAGGAACTTCATGCTGGACCGACCGCTCATCAACTGGGGCCATCGGGAGATGATCGACCTCACACGCGATCCGGATGACAGCAGCTTCCTGACGATCCGGCGACTGGCCGAGAAAGGCAAGCTGACGCCCGCCCAGGCCGCCCCCTACGGACAACGCGTCGCCGAAGAGCTCTACGATCTCGAGAACGATCCGGACGAAGTGGTCAACCTGGCCGAAGATCCCGCCTATGCCGGCGTGCTGAACGAGATGCGCGAAGCGCTGGCAGGCTGGATCGAAGACACCGACGACAAGGGCCGGTACCCCAGGTCCCGGGCCGCGATGGACGAGATCACGGAGCGCTTCGCCGAGGACTGGCTTCGAAGCCCCGAGTTCCGCGATCTGCCGAAGTAG
- a CDS encoding HDIG domain-containing protein has translation MDREAAWRTVQEFVKAPGLQKHMLAVEAAMRWYAEQLGGDPESWGLAGLLHDFDWEIHPTLEQHPADGAAILRERGLDEDIIRTILSHNTEGTGVERETSRDYALLACDEITGLISAAALIRPSKDVRDVPLKSVRKRWKQRAFAAGVDREHVEEVTADFSRECFDGELELWQHAGNVLAAMQGIAAELELDGRLAK, from the coding sequence ATGGACCGTGAAGCAGCGTGGCGGACCGTGCAGGAGTTCGTGAAGGCTCCGGGACTGCAGAAACACATGCTGGCCGTCGAGGCGGCGATGCGCTGGTACGCCGAGCAGCTCGGCGGCGACCCGGAGTCCTGGGGCCTCGCCGGCCTTCTCCACGACTTCGACTGGGAGATCCACCCCACGCTCGAGCAGCACCCGGCCGACGGCGCGGCGATCCTGCGGGAACGCGGTCTGGACGAGGACATCATCCGCACGATCCTCTCCCACAACACGGAGGGCACCGGCGTCGAACGGGAGACCTCGCGCGACTACGCGCTCTTGGCCTGCGACGAGATCACCGGCCTGATCAGCGCCGCCGCCCTGATCCGCCCCAGCAAGGACGTGCGCGACGTTCCGCTCAAGTCCGTCCGGAAGCGCTGGAAACAGCGAGCCTTCGCCGCCGGCGTCGACCGCGAGCACGTCGAGGAAGTCACCGCCGACTTCAGCCGCGAGTGCTTCGACGGCGAGCTCGAACTCTGGCAACACGCCGGCAACGTGCTGGCGGCGATGCAGGGTATCGCCGCGGAGCTCGAGCTCGACGGCCGCCTGGCGAAGTGA
- a CDS encoding ABC transporter permease — protein sequence MDWTAIRLLYLSELRAAIRERAVLINGILIPLLMYPLMMWVMFSGILFVTARFESFASRVEIADLPAEHRGLLERLDEDEGRIEITEVEAPAGTAAAAYREDVENRLLAGELDAALIFETIVDPPGNAEVLLLSNGSSDQSQAARGRLERALSAERSAWLDRIAEEHGLDGAEWQVFEVRSNNLATGRQMGQFVMGMMIPLFFVLMIANGCVYPAIDSTAGERERNTWETTSTLATRRIHIVTAKYLYVATMGLVAGALNAAAMVVSFRSFLGPLLARMGGGGGSGFAFELPLTSLPVLFLTAVLLGALIAAAMMILAAFARTFKEGQSMVTPVILLVIFPVLVLNDPSMEFTPALAGIPVVNVVLLLRQAIAGNVLWLQLGITVLANGAAIAACLWLASRILRVEEIATGSFEGNLFQFLRQHWRPAGGKA from the coding sequence ATGGACTGGACCGCCATTCGTCTGCTCTACCTGAGCGAACTCCGCGCCGCGATCCGCGAGCGGGCCGTTCTGATCAACGGAATCCTGATTCCGCTGCTGATGTACCCGCTGATGATGTGGGTCATGTTCTCGGGCATCCTCTTCGTCACGGCGCGTTTTGAGAGTTTCGCGTCGCGCGTCGAGATCGCGGACCTCCCGGCGGAGCATCGGGGCCTGCTCGAGAGACTCGACGAGGATGAAGGGCGGATCGAGATCACGGAGGTCGAGGCGCCGGCGGGAACCGCCGCGGCCGCGTACCGGGAGGACGTCGAGAACCGTCTGCTGGCCGGCGAACTCGACGCTGCCCTGATCTTCGAGACCATCGTCGATCCTCCGGGCAACGCCGAGGTCCTGCTGCTGAGCAATGGCTCGAGCGACCAGTCGCAGGCCGCCCGGGGCCGGTTGGAGAGAGCGCTCTCGGCGGAACGATCGGCCTGGCTGGACCGGATCGCCGAAGAACACGGCCTCGATGGCGCCGAATGGCAGGTCTTCGAGGTGCGCTCGAACAACCTCGCCACCGGCCGCCAGATGGGGCAGTTCGTGATGGGGATGATGATCCCGCTCTTCTTCGTCCTTATGATCGCGAACGGCTGCGTCTACCCAGCCATCGACTCGACCGCCGGCGAGCGCGAGCGGAACACCTGGGAGACCACGAGCACGCTCGCCACCCGACGCATTCACATCGTCACCGCGAAGTACCTCTACGTGGCCACGATGGGCCTTGTCGCCGGAGCCCTCAACGCGGCCGCCATGGTCGTTTCCTTCCGCTCCTTCCTCGGGCCACTCCTGGCCCGGATGGGAGGCGGAGGCGGAAGCGGCTTCGCCTTCGAGCTGCCTCTGACCTCGCTGCCGGTCCTATTCCTGACCGCCGTCCTGCTGGGAGCCCTGATCGCAGCCGCGATGATGATCCTCGCCGCCTTCGCCCGTACCTTCAAGGAAGGTCAATCCATGGTCACGCCGGTGATCCTGCTGGTCATCTTCCCGGTCCTCGTGCTGAACGACCCGAGCATGGAGTTCACGCCGGCGCTGGCCGGCATTCCGGTCGTCAACGTCGTGCTGCTGCTCCGCCAGGCGATCGCCGGCAATGTTCTGTGGCTGCAGCTCGGAATCACCGTCCTGGCGAACGGCGCCGCCATCGCGGCCTGCCTGTGGCTTGCATCGCGCATCCTGCGGGTCGAGGAGATCGCCACCGGCTCCTTCGAGGGCAACCTGTTCCAGTTCCTGCGCCAGCACTGGCGACCGGCGGGAGGTAAAGCGTGA
- the ispG gene encoding flavodoxin-dependent (E)-4-hydroxy-3-methylbut-2-enyl-diphosphate synthase has translation MVAGAPAPHRDTTHRVDIGGVVVGGASPVVVQSMTSTDTADVEATTAQALALAEVGSELVRVTVNVDAAAVAVPEIRARLDAEGCGVPLVGDFHYNGHVLLERHPDCARALAKLRINPGNVGRGGRRDPQFAAICEVARRLGKPVRIGVNGGSLDQDLLMSKMEENTDRDLGKTSEEIVGECMVLSALRSTELALDCGLTEEQIVISCKTSSPRDLIEVYRDLASRTRQPLHLGLTEAGMGLKGLVWSSSAMSVLLTEGIGDTIRTSLTPRPGGDRREEVHACRELLQALGLRAFAPSVTACPGCGRTTSTTFQELALQVEDFIDANMPEWRRRYDGVEELKLAVMGCVVNGPGESKAADIGISLPGTGEAPTCPVYVDGRQFTTLRGTAAELSEQFTRIVGEYVESRYPSKV, from the coding sequence ATGGTGGCTGGCGCACCGGCACCCCACCGCGACACGACCCACCGGGTCGACATCGGCGGCGTGGTCGTCGGAGGCGCTTCGCCGGTCGTCGTGCAGTCGATGACCAGCACGGACACCGCGGACGTCGAGGCCACGACGGCGCAGGCGTTGGCGCTGGCCGAAGTGGGGTCGGAACTTGTCCGGGTCACAGTCAACGTGGATGCGGCGGCGGTCGCCGTGCCGGAGATCCGGGCCCGGCTCGACGCGGAGGGCTGCGGCGTGCCCCTGGTCGGCGACTTCCACTACAACGGCCATGTTCTGCTCGAGCGCCACCCGGACTGCGCGCGGGCGCTCGCGAAGCTGCGGATCAACCCGGGCAACGTGGGCCGTGGCGGCCGGCGCGATCCGCAGTTCGCGGCGATCTGCGAGGTGGCCCGGAGGCTCGGCAAGCCGGTGCGGATCGGCGTCAACGGTGGATCGCTCGATCAGGACCTGTTGATGTCAAAGATGGAAGAGAACACAGACCGGGACCTCGGTAAGACGTCGGAGGAGATCGTCGGTGAGTGCATGGTGCTGTCGGCGCTCCGTTCGACGGAGCTGGCGCTCGACTGCGGCCTGACGGAGGAGCAGATCGTCATCTCGTGCAAGACGTCCTCGCCCAGGGACCTGATCGAGGTCTACCGCGACCTGGCGAGCCGCACGAGGCAGCCGCTTCACCTCGGCCTGACCGAGGCCGGCATGGGGCTCAAGGGGCTGGTCTGGTCGTCATCGGCCATGTCCGTCCTGCTGACGGAGGGCATCGGCGACACGATCCGAACGTCGCTGACTCCGCGACCCGGGGGCGACCGCCGGGAGGAGGTTCACGCCTGTCGTGAGCTGCTTCAGGCGCTGGGGCTCCGCGCGTTCGCGCCAAGCGTCACGGCCTGTCCCGGCTGCGGCCGTACGACGAGCACGACGTTTCAGGAACTGGCGCTCCAGGTCGAGGACTTCATCGACGCGAACATGCCGGAGTGGCGCCGTCGCTACGACGGCGTCGAGGAACTGAAGCTCGCGGTCATGGGCTGCGTCGTCAACGGTCCGGGCGAGTCGAAAGCTGCTGACATCGGCATCTCGCTGCCGGGCACCGGCGAGGCGCCGACCTGCCCGGTCTACGTCGACGGCCGGCAGTTCACGACCTTGCGGGGCACCGCCGCGGAACTGTCCGAGCAGTTCACCAGGATCGTCGGAGAGTACGTGGAGAGCCGGTATCCGTCGAAGGTGTAG
- a CDS encoding ABC transporter permease subunit produces MNRRTVTALVVNDLRQLARNPRVLVFAVALPLVLWPLMWFLTSLTTERRQERIESRTYRYAVADEAANAAGAADARMWLDRALAVVGDDGRAEGDEPTDGPAVRFERVEAPDDIAAALDEERLHVHVAWEAGGDGDLPAPRIVLSHRADLDASDSAEGFLRRALERTRTELREQRLAAAGFASAPDDLLPLERIETASEEQTSGLLLGRLLTAIIVMMMLAGGSIVATDALAGEKERGTLETLLTTAASRVEIVTAKNLSILAVAFATSVLNIANIVVWMQLDVIAPPAGLKLVIPVGAALLLLLLYAPAAVLLSSSLLLVSGRSKTYKEAQLLFAPVMLVAMSVAAIPVLPGVELRSAIVLLPIANLGVAAREILTGHYDWPLLAAAWAVTSGAAALLARASLRTLSAEKLITASELDAADLAGGPALFPRRVARWFAVLWALLLVWQLNIGGIDSRLLISINMAIFGAAAWLMIARYRLPAREALSLRAPPAGAWLGVLIGAPAGLLLADGVVRLASLAMPIPEAWIEAMAENMGAGLPLWQMLIFFSLMPALFEEITFRGVLLHGLKNRLTTLQLVLVAGIAFGFFHVDLFRIPPTSLLGIFLVVTVIRSGSIFPAMAWHALHNALALGSARVEQIALPEQPTWWHYALAVLAILLAFRLMKRRTRAAFS; encoded by the coding sequence ATGAACCGCCGGACCGTCACCGCGCTGGTCGTCAACGACCTGCGCCAGCTCGCCCGCAATCCTCGGGTGCTCGTGTTCGCGGTCGCCCTGCCGCTCGTCCTGTGGCCGCTGATGTGGTTCCTGACCTCGCTGACCACGGAGCGCCGGCAGGAACGGATCGAGAGCCGCACCTACAGGTACGCCGTGGCCGACGAAGCGGCCAACGCCGCGGGGGCCGCCGACGCGCGGATGTGGCTGGACCGTGCTCTGGCCGTCGTCGGCGACGATGGCCGGGCCGAGGGCGACGAGCCGACGGACGGTCCGGCGGTTCGGTTCGAGCGAGTCGAAGCCCCGGACGACATCGCGGCCGCACTCGACGAAGAGCGACTCCACGTCCACGTGGCCTGGGAGGCCGGAGGCGACGGAGACCTCCCGGCACCGCGCATCGTCCTGTCGCACCGCGCCGACCTCGACGCCTCGGACTCCGCCGAGGGGTTTCTGAGGCGGGCGCTCGAGCGCACCCGCACGGAACTCCGCGAACAGCGGCTCGCCGCGGCCGGCTTCGCGTCGGCGCCGGATGACCTGCTGCCGCTCGAGCGGATCGAGACCGCCAGTGAGGAACAGACGTCCGGGCTGCTGCTGGGACGCCTCCTGACCGCGATCATCGTGATGATGATGCTCGCGGGCGGCTCGATCGTGGCCACCGACGCGCTCGCCGGCGAGAAGGAACGCGGCACGCTCGAAACCCTGCTGACGACAGCCGCCAGCCGGGTCGAGATCGTCACGGCGAAGAACCTGTCGATCCTGGCCGTCGCCTTCGCCACCAGCGTCCTCAACATTGCCAACATCGTCGTCTGGATGCAGCTCGACGTGATCGCGCCGCCAGCCGGTCTGAAACTCGTCATTCCGGTCGGCGCCGCCCTGCTGCTGCTCCTGCTGTACGCGCCGGCCGCCGTGCTCCTGTCGAGCAGCCTGCTGCTCGTCTCCGGCCGGTCGAAGACGTACAAGGAAGCCCAGTTGCTGTTCGCGCCCGTGATGCTCGTCGCCATGTCCGTCGCGGCGATACCCGTCCTGCCCGGCGTCGAGCTGCGCAGCGCGATCGTCCTGTTGCCGATCGCGAACCTCGGCGTCGCGGCCAGGGAGATCCTGACCGGCCACTACGACTGGCCGCTCCTCGCCGCCGCCTGGGCGGTCACCAGCGGCGCCGCCGCCCTGCTCGCCCGCGCTTCCTTGCGCACATTGTCGGCAGAGAAGCTGATCACGGCCAGCGAACTCGACGCCGCCGACCTCGCCGGCGGGCCGGCGCTCTTCCCGCGCCGCGTTGCGCGCTGGTTCGCCGTTCTCTGGGCCCTGCTCCTGGTCTGGCAACTAAACATCGGCGGCATCGACAGCCGCCTGCTGATCTCGATCAACATGGCCATCTTCGGTGCCGCGGCCTGGCTGATGATCGCCCGCTACCGGCTACCGGCGCGGGAGGCGTTGTCACTGCGGGCACCGCCGGCCGGAGCGTGGCTCGGCGTCCTGATCGGCGCTCCCGCCGGTCTGTTGCTGGCCGACGGCGTCGTTCGGCTCGCCAGTCTGGCGATGCCCATTCCGGAGGCATGGATCGAGGCGATGGCCGAGAACATGGGAGCCGGCCTGCCGCTCTGGCAGATGCTCATCTTCTTCTCCCTGATGCCGGCGCTCTTCGAGGAGATCACGTTCCGCGGCGTCCTGCTCCACGGCCTGAAGAACCGCCTGACCACCCTCCAGCTCGTCCTGGTTGCCGGCATCGCCTTCGGCTTCTTCCACGTCGACCTGTTTCGCATTCCGCCGACTTCGCTCCTGGGCATTTTCCTGGTCGTCACCGTCATCCGGTCCGGCTCGATCTTCCCCGCCATGGCCTGGCACGCCCTCCACAACGCGCTGGCCCTGGGCAGCGCCCGCGTCGAGCAGATCGCCCTGCCCGAGCAACCGACCTGGTGGCACTACGCGCTGGCCGTGTTGGCGATCCTGCTGGCCTTCCGGTTGATGAAGCGGAGGACGAGAGCCGCCTTCAGTTGA
- a CDS encoding ABC transporter ATP-binding protein produces the protein MSTVQVEVQGLSKNFFDQSRGEVKAVQEVNFECRSSEIFGLLGANGAGKTTTLRMISTVLQPTAGTARVLGHDVVSDPVEVRRNLGFYSASTALYPRLTARETLTLFARVNKYPAERTRSRVEEMIERFGLGDYAGARIEKLSSGMKQKVSIARTVVHDPPVLIFDEPTVGLDVLNALDLQKAIQELREDGKAILFSTHIMSEAERLCDRIAIIDKGRIRACDDLEGLRAATSQHYLEDIFVHYVTGNDTTA, from the coding sequence GTGAGCACAGTCCAGGTCGAGGTCCAGGGCCTCTCCAAGAACTTCTTCGATCAGTCCCGGGGCGAGGTGAAGGCGGTCCAGGAGGTGAACTTCGAGTGCCGCAGCTCCGAGATCTTCGGCCTGCTCGGCGCCAACGGAGCGGGCAAGACGACGACGCTCAGGATGATCTCGACCGTGCTGCAACCGACGGCCGGAACCGCCCGCGTGCTGGGACACGACGTCGTCTCCGACCCGGTCGAGGTGCGCCGCAACCTCGGCTTCTACTCCGCGAGCACCGCGCTCTACCCCCGGCTGACGGCCCGCGAGACCCTGACGCTGTTCGCCCGCGTCAACAAGTACCCGGCCGAGCGCACGAGGAGCCGGGTCGAGGAGATGATCGAACGGTTCGGCCTCGGTGATTACGCCGGCGCGCGCATCGAGAAGCTCTCGAGCGGCATGAAGCAGAAGGTGTCGATCGCTCGCACGGTCGTCCACGATCCGCCGGTGCTCATCTTCGACGAGCCGACCGTCGGCCTCGACGTGCTGAACGCGCTCGACCTGCAGAAGGCGATCCAGGAACTGCGCGAAGACGGCAAGGCGATCCTGTTCTCGACCCACATCATGAGCGAGGCCGAGCGCCTGTGCGACCGGATCGCGATCATCGACAAGGGGCGGATCCGCGCCTGCGACGACCTCGAGGGGCTCCGGGCCGCGACCTCCCAGCACTACCTCGAGGACATCTTCGTCCACTACGTCACCGGCAACGACACGACGGCATAG